In Spirosoma aureum, a single genomic region encodes these proteins:
- a CDS encoding P-loop NTPase fold protein: MIIKTIEPSAAFDIHFSNPSNKRILFSGKFGSGKTYFLKEYFEAKKDQLNTFWLSPVKYSVGLNEDIFEYIKFDLALKLIGMPEFAPSLKSRFGEDLYMYQFLSNQPQAAIDTLLLLIETMAKGTIDGESIEAKGLSIVAGAKSVAIGLMDYYQKYKNFKNSIDKASETHSDLFKRYLEDSVLKKGSIFENDLITQTIKSAIEICKQQGKKENVLIIDDFDRLDPEHVFRILNILSVHNDMFDEDNKFGFDKIIIVCDYDNIAKIYAYKYGSETSFSGYISKFFSTEVFHFNNKLAIQQFCRLDLGGVIPDKDSQDVLGMLLAYFVEKNILTMREIIKVKIPTNLTSYQYGPYNILENFPTVYKDSRPHFRDNKYFIGEGVKTFFVTSEDYPFIHAIRVLCLIFGDYDLLKNRIEKIDHSKDTGYDKEYVPKLIKTLMLLLHHASNQSELSRLCFTIESDNHRYVVLSRPSTVFLQKKFFIETGWSDGNQYTGDVSYYKNVNKFLNLKDDIDITGTAYGNFKSLFNELTIILNFLDGSGTLQHFGVTKSSI; encoded by the coding sequence ATGATTATTAAGACTATAGAACCATCCGCCGCTTTCGATATTCATTTTTCCAACCCTTCCAACAAACGAATATTATTTTCAGGTAAGTTTGGTTCAGGTAAGACTTATTTTTTAAAAGAATACTTCGAGGCAAAAAAAGATCAGTTAAATACATTTTGGCTATCTCCCGTAAAATATTCCGTTGGGCTAAATGAAGACATCTTTGAGTATATAAAATTTGATCTGGCTCTTAAATTAATTGGAATGCCAGAATTCGCGCCAAGTTTGAAAAGTAGGTTTGGCGAGGATTTGTATATGTATCAATTTTTGAGCAATCAGCCACAGGCTGCTATTGATACATTACTACTTCTGATAGAAACAATGGCTAAGGGCACAATTGACGGAGAGTCTATTGAGGCAAAAGGACTATCAATAGTAGCTGGAGCTAAAAGTGTAGCCATTGGTTTGATGGATTATTACCAGAAATACAAAAACTTTAAAAACAGTATAGACAAGGCTTCCGAAACACATTCAGATCTATTTAAAAGATATTTAGAAGATAGCGTATTAAAAAAAGGTTCAATATTTGAAAATGACCTGATTACTCAGACGATAAAGTCAGCAATAGAAATATGTAAACAGCAAGGCAAAAAAGAGAACGTACTGATTATCGATGATTTCGATCGACTTGATCCTGAACATGTCTTCAGAATTTTGAACATTCTGAGCGTTCACAATGATATGTTTGATGAGGATAATAAATTTGGTTTTGATAAGATTATTATTGTCTGCGACTACGACAATATTGCTAAAATCTATGCATATAAGTATGGAAGTGAAACAAGCTTTTCAGGATACATTAGTAAGTTCTTTTCAACGGAAGTATTTCATTTTAATAATAAGCTGGCTATTCAACAATTCTGTCGGCTAGATTTAGGCGGGGTAATTCCAGATAAGGACTCGCAAGATGTACTAGGAATGCTACTGGCCTACTTTGTTGAAAAAAATATATTAACAATGCGTGAAATCATTAAGGTTAAAATACCTACGAATCTCACCTCTTATCAATATGGCCCCTATAATATTTTGGAGAATTTTCCGACGGTATACAAGGACAGCCGACCACACTTTAGAGATAATAAATACTTTATTGGAGAAGGTGTTAAAACTTTTTTCGTAACTTCAGAAGACTACCCATTTATTCATGCTATAAGAGTTTTGTGTTTAATATTTGGAGACTACGATTTGCTAAAAAATAGAATCGAAAAAATTGACCATAGCAAAGATACTGGCTATGATAAAGAATATGTACCTAAATTAATAAAAACCTTAATGCTTTTACTTCATCACGCCTCTAATCAGTCTGAATTGAGTAGACTTTGTTTTACTATAGAATCGGATAATCATCGATATGTAGTGCTTAGCCGACCATCTACTGTTTTTTTACAGAAAAAATTCTTTATTGAAACTGGCTGGAGCGATGGAAACCAATATACTGGAGATGTTAGCTATTATAAAAATGTTAACAAATTTTTAAATCTAAAAGATGATATAGATATTACTGGAACAGCTTATGGTAACTTCAAATCGCTTTTTAATGAGTTAACGATAATACTTAATTTTCTCGACGGATCCGGCACTCTTCAGCATTTTGGTGTTACGAAGTCAAGTATTTGA
- a CDS encoding recombinase family protein, translating to MKIGYARVSTIEQNLDLQLNALTAAGCEQIYQDKISGSGTDRPQLQLMIDRLRGGDEVVVWKLDRLGRSLPHLVELVNGFSDKGVGFTSLNDQIDTSTPSGKLIFHIFCSLAEYERSLIRERTTAGLAAAKLKGKVGGKPKGLSDEAKKTARVAESLYKEGYAIKLIADQLSLSRQTVYTYLKFRRVDLNN from the coding sequence ATGAAGATCGGCTACGCTCGAGTGTCAACTATCGAACAGAATTTAGATCTCCAGTTGAATGCCCTAACGGCAGCTGGTTGCGAACAGATCTACCAGGACAAAATTAGTGGCAGTGGTACGGATCGTCCCCAGCTACAGCTCATGATCGATCGGCTCCGGGGTGGAGATGAGGTTGTAGTCTGGAAACTTGACCGACTAGGCAGATCGCTTCCACACCTGGTTGAATTGGTCAATGGTTTTTCGGATAAGGGCGTTGGCTTTACCAGCCTGAATGATCAGATCGATACCAGTACACCCTCCGGTAAGTTGATCTTTCATATTTTTTGCAGCCTGGCTGAATACGAACGATCGTTGATTCGGGAGCGGACAACGGCTGGATTAGCAGCTGCTAAGCTAAAAGGAAAAGTTGGTGGCAAACCAAAGGGATTGAGTGACGAAGCAAAGAAAACTGCACGTGTGGCAGAATCTTTATATAAAGAAGGGTATGCCATTAAGTTGATTGCAGATCAGCTGAGTCTATCACGCCAGACCGTCTATACATATCTGAAATTTCGTAGAGTTGACTTAAACAATTAA
- a CDS encoding SGNH/GDSL hydrolase family protein, whose translation MKTILALLFLASTALAQSIPNRQVDIGVLPPVKVTNNDLHIRSVDDRAYRILKEGHLPNMSFASTQTGASRTVRTPGSSGPSTTFIVTPGCVLADGELIIQSDQPLAIAGFIKHGNYSASNTVGGSSIPLNVIAAPGNTYRATLPKYLYEGAQITVFSQYLAPRIVSDSIKAAAVTAMVNGTEFTNHQVWNARKVWLNIGDSMSGANAMGNDAGGKRYMGRWHYSFVGVDSLIAEGKITRLVNRHLDSGTSTDLVEAIRNGTLDDIPFDLLTVFVGFNNAGSSAVNQQFTDELNEIIRWRNRQWNIRLVDDPTVPKPSIILIGMPVTDKTPYVSNVAGYRSAMSALVSTANRVYYYDASTAYSLNATATADVNISSADRTATNRVHPSGIGSTLIGKGLYAIIKTTPFYSSF comes from the coding sequence ATGAAAACGATACTCGCACTCCTGTTTTTGGCCAGTACTGCCCTGGCACAATCCATTCCAAACCGTCAGGTTGATATTGGCGTATTGCCTCCGGTTAAGGTAACCAATAATGACCTGCACATCCGTTCTGTGGATGATCGGGCCTACCGCATTTTGAAGGAGGGCCATTTGCCTAATATGTCGTTTGCCAGTACGCAGACGGGAGCTAGTCGTACAGTGCGAACACCCGGCAGTTCTGGCCCCTCGACAACATTTATAGTAACGCCAGGCTGCGTACTGGCCGATGGCGAACTGATTATCCAATCTGATCAACCACTGGCCATTGCGGGCTTCATCAAACATGGAAACTATTCGGCTTCCAATACGGTAGGCGGGTCTTCGATCCCGCTGAATGTCATTGCAGCACCAGGTAATACATACCGGGCTACCCTGCCCAAATACCTCTATGAAGGTGCCCAGATCACTGTTTTCAGCCAATATTTAGCCCCACGTATCGTCAGTGATTCCATTAAGGCTGCGGCCGTCACGGCCATGGTCAATGGCACCGAATTCACCAATCACCAGGTTTGGAATGCCCGTAAGGTTTGGTTGAATATCGGCGATAGCATGTCGGGGGCGAATGCGATGGGTAATGATGCCGGTGGTAAACGTTACATGGGCCGTTGGCATTATTCGTTCGTGGGGGTGGACAGTTTAATCGCTGAAGGAAAAATAACCCGCCTGGTCAATCGACACCTCGACTCGGGAACATCCACCGATTTGGTGGAAGCCATCCGGAACGGTACACTCGATGACATTCCCTTTGATTTGCTGACAGTGTTTGTGGGCTTTAACAATGCCGGCTCATCGGCGGTCAACCAGCAGTTTACCGATGAGCTCAACGAGATCATTCGCTGGCGGAACCGGCAATGGAATATCCGCTTAGTCGATGACCCAACGGTCCCCAAACCATCGATCATACTAATTGGAATGCCCGTCACGGACAAGACGCCCTATGTCTCAAACGTAGCTGGCTACCGGTCGGCCATGAGTGCGCTGGTCTCGACAGCCAACCGAGTCTATTACTATGATGCCAGTACAGCCTATAGCCTGAATGCCACCGCAACAGCGGACGTGAATATTTCCAGTGCCGATCGCACCGCTACCAACCGCGTACATCCGTCGGGCATTGGCAGTACGCTCATCGGAAAAGGACTTTACGCCATCATCAAGACAACACCCTTTTATTCATCGTTCTAA
- a CDS encoding RES family NAD+ phosphorylase, giving the protein MGTIQVYRLQKSKHNSTTLLGTGAKLSGGRWNVCGTPLIYTAASTSLAILEVRVHLGILPTTKYPPLNMVVIELPEECIYEFYPSDLPDDWNEVPASDCCQQFLAPFLEPGNKLAFSVPSAVNPFERNILINPLHSDIRRVFVREFYPFTMDSRLFQDIMV; this is encoded by the coding sequence ATGGGAACAATCCAAGTCTATCGACTACAAAAATCAAAACATAATTCAACAACTCTATTAGGAACTGGTGCCAAACTGTCTGGTGGTCGGTGGAATGTCTGTGGTACGCCACTTATTTACACTGCTGCTTCAACGTCACTGGCCATATTGGAGGTACGGGTTCATCTTGGTATCCTGCCCACTACAAAGTATCCACCACTTAATATGGTTGTTATCGAACTTCCTGAAGAGTGCATTTATGAATTCTACCCATCCGATTTACCAGATGACTGGAATGAAGTACCCGCATCTGATTGTTGTCAGCAATTTTTAGCACCCTTTCTGGAGCCTGGCAATAAACTTGCCTTTAGCGTTCCCTCAGCGGTCAATCCATTTGAGCGCAACATCTTAATCAACCCTTTACATTCGGACATTAGACGAGTTTTTGTTCGGGAGTTTTATCCATTTACTATGGACAGCCGTCTATTTCAGGATATAATGGTTTGA
- a CDS encoding phage tail tape measure protein has product MAKTQTDRAVIDLVINGQQSKASLKEVTLEATRARSALLKMKEADDPAAYQQKLRDYQALNKAQREMTGRINETSTAWSRFKTNAASTMAGVIGGDLVSTAFSAVTGGISKAITSYREFNAASQELSAVTGATGKDLAYLNQEAARTGPSVGKSGAEMLEAYKLMASAKPELLAQKELLVQTTQAALTLAQAGKIDLAEATSVTAESLNEFGASADQANRFINVIAAGAKEGSAEIADMGVALKNTGTVAAAQGVSFEQTNAVLQSLSTIALKGGEAGTQLRNVLLTLGAGSDDTNPRVVGLEKALENLGKKNLSTAEMTKLFGKENITAAQHIIAHRDEIAELTTKVTGSQEAFSQAATNNKSLDHQLEVFWARVEGLAVSLGTSLIPAFTKVVEWATTLTDVLNTAVTPASDAAAMAFQDQKTKVMELNQSLSPLLTRHDQLTAKTILTKEEQAELKKIVGEVANIVPSAVTEFDKYGNALGINTEKAREFIRVQQAMLKVKNEEAIRTQTDALKDDEKQLAENMAYRKKATTGAWDVIQATQDELRELDNQNAELAEKIKGRKALLKDLSGENLKVPTITPSGTPKATSTGGPDGKGGGKPAGPSEEETKEKEKAKRLADAKVTANKRADLAIEEMQVNAIKDEEKRDLAQVQLKADREKEEVRTSAANAEKKKVWIAGIEDALAVEKHKIYEKYEEKRQKEEAERLKNIKAAAEEELRVTRDLKKSEIESRVAAGGLTKEQGKQAELQVEATYLKARELLYSQHFEALANAAVGNKDLMADMARDAAKESADIDSGKTKNEGDQATARRDIRQADLENDLALTEKKKQHAQEEKEFRVNLANQALALMSNNWSQTIASYKDYWKQASLIQKAALVAQKAWAIAEIAINLARQISLILTASSVMNSVIPGSGIGTAVIGIAKAVGQAAVQTGAVLGVTMATPGFADGGFTGSGDGPSGYVNSPTLFTMGRRRYIAGEAGREFVISNRALQNPVVADFTRMMDVAQKTGNYSQLGGSGGDYSSGAFGIGSDTKEATGMSQELGMAILTELRLNRSSTQSKNNQNVALNYRLFEQYRDNLQAARIENKL; this is encoded by the coding sequence ATGGCAAAAACACAGACCGACCGCGCCGTTATCGACCTGGTCATTAATGGTCAACAATCAAAGGCCAGCCTCAAGGAAGTCACCCTAGAGGCTACCCGTGCTCGATCAGCACTCCTGAAAATGAAGGAGGCCGACGATCCGGCTGCTTACCAGCAAAAATTACGCGATTATCAGGCGCTCAATAAGGCCCAGCGCGAGATGACGGGCCGCATTAATGAGACCTCAACTGCCTGGTCGCGGTTTAAAACCAATGCGGCCTCCACGATGGCGGGTGTTATTGGGGGCGACCTGGTCAGCACCGCTTTTTCAGCGGTCACTGGGGGCATCAGCAAAGCCATTACCAGCTACCGGGAATTTAATGCGGCCAGTCAGGAGCTATCGGCTGTCACCGGTGCCACGGGCAAGGATCTCGCTTACCTCAATCAGGAAGCTGCCCGGACAGGGCCGTCTGTCGGTAAATCGGGCGCTGAGATGCTGGAGGCTTACAAGCTCATGGCCTCAGCAAAGCCAGAATTGCTGGCTCAAAAAGAGCTACTCGTTCAAACAACGCAGGCCGCACTGACCCTCGCGCAGGCGGGTAAAATTGATCTGGCTGAAGCAACTAGTGTGACGGCTGAATCGCTCAATGAATTCGGGGCCAGTGCGGATCAGGCCAATCGGTTTATCAATGTCATCGCAGCGGGAGCCAAAGAAGGCTCGGCCGAGATCGCCGACATGGGTGTGGCGTTGAAAAACACCGGTACGGTAGCCGCTGCCCAGGGCGTCAGTTTTGAGCAGACCAATGCGGTCCTGCAAAGCCTGTCCACCATCGCCCTGAAAGGTGGGGAAGCCGGTACGCAACTGCGGAACGTCTTGTTAACGCTCGGTGCTGGCTCCGATGATACCAATCCACGGGTTGTTGGACTGGAGAAAGCACTGGAGAACCTGGGCAAAAAGAACCTCTCGACTGCCGAAATGACCAAGTTGTTTGGCAAAGAGAATATCACGGCCGCTCAGCACATCATTGCTCACCGGGACGAAATCGCGGAGTTAACCACGAAAGTCACCGGCTCGCAGGAGGCTTTTTCGCAGGCCGCGACCAACAACAAATCGCTCGATCATCAGCTGGAAGTTTTCTGGGCTCGAGTAGAAGGGTTGGCCGTTTCGCTGGGCACGTCCCTGATTCCTGCATTTACCAAAGTGGTCGAGTGGGCAACTACCCTCACCGATGTCCTCAACACAGCCGTTACGCCCGCATCGGATGCGGCAGCTATGGCCTTTCAGGATCAAAAAACGAAGGTCATGGAGTTGAATCAGAGCTTAAGCCCGCTCCTGACCCGGCATGATCAACTCACCGCTAAAACCATTCTGACCAAAGAGGAACAGGCTGAGCTGAAAAAGATCGTCGGTGAGGTCGCCAACATCGTGCCGTCTGCCGTTACCGAGTTCGATAAATACGGAAACGCATTGGGCATCAATACCGAGAAGGCACGCGAGTTCATTCGTGTGCAGCAGGCGATGCTGAAGGTCAAAAATGAGGAAGCGATCCGCACGCAAACCGATGCCCTGAAAGATGACGAAAAGCAACTGGCTGAAAACATGGCTTACCGCAAAAAGGCAACGACAGGAGCCTGGGACGTTATTCAGGCGACGCAGGATGAGCTCCGGGAGCTGGATAACCAGAATGCGGAGTTAGCGGAAAAGATCAAAGGACGCAAGGCCCTGCTCAAGGATCTGTCGGGCGAAAACCTGAAAGTGCCGACCATCACCCCATCCGGAACACCCAAAGCTACTAGTACCGGTGGCCCGGATGGTAAGGGAGGTGGCAAACCGGCTGGCCCTAGTGAAGAAGAAACGAAAGAAAAGGAGAAAGCTAAGCGGCTGGCCGACGCGAAGGTAACGGCCAATAAACGGGCCGATCTGGCGATCGAAGAGATGCAGGTCAATGCGATCAAGGACGAAGAAAAACGGGATCTGGCCCAAGTCCAGTTAAAAGCTGACCGCGAGAAAGAGGAAGTACGTACCTCAGCCGCTAATGCGGAGAAGAAAAAGGTATGGATTGCCGGTATCGAAGATGCACTCGCTGTTGAGAAACATAAGATTTATGAAAAATATGAAGAGAAGCGGCAGAAGGAAGAAGCTGAACGACTAAAAAATATTAAGGCCGCTGCCGAGGAAGAACTGCGGGTTACGCGTGATCTGAAGAAATCCGAAATTGAAAGTCGCGTTGCTGCCGGTGGTCTGACCAAAGAGCAGGGCAAGCAGGCTGAATTACAGGTTGAGGCCACCTATCTGAAAGCCCGCGAATTGTTGTACTCACAGCACTTTGAAGCGCTCGCGAATGCGGCCGTCGGCAACAAAGATTTAATGGCCGATATGGCTCGGGATGCTGCTAAAGAGTCGGCTGATATTGATTCGGGCAAAACCAAAAACGAAGGCGATCAGGCCACGGCTCGTCGGGATATTCGGCAGGCCGATCTGGAGAATGATCTGGCGTTGACCGAGAAAAAGAAGCAGCATGCGCAGGAAGAGAAAGAATTTCGGGTGAACCTGGCTAACCAGGCACTGGCCTTGATGAGCAACAACTGGTCACAAACCATTGCCAGTTATAAGGATTACTGGAAACAGGCATCGCTAATTCAAAAGGCGGCTCTGGTTGCCCAGAAAGCCTGGGCCATTGCGGAAATTGCCATCAACCTGGCTCGCCAGATTTCACTGATCCTGACCGCTTCATCGGTCATGAACTCCGTAATTCCGGGTTCAGGAATTGGTACTGCAGTAATCGGTATTGCCAAAGCGGTCGGTCAGGCTGCTGTCCAAACGGGGGCCGTACTGGGCGTCACCATGGCGACACCCGGCTTTGCAGACGGTGGTTTCACCGGATCCGGTGACGGCCCATCGGGTTATGTCAATAGCCCAACCCTGTTTACCATGGGCAGACGTCGGTACATCGCTGGCGAAGCCGGTCGGGAGTTTGTCATTTCGAATCGTGCGCTCCAGAACCCAGTGGTGGCAGATTTTACGCGCATGATGGACGTCGCCCAGAAGACGGGTAATTACTCGCAATTGGGAGGATCTGGCGGTGACTACAGTTCCGGTGCCTTTGGCATCGGCAGTGATACCAAAGAGGCGACGGGTATGAGTCAGGAGTTGGGTATGGCCATTCTGACTGAACTGAGACTGAACCGATCATCGACTCAATCGAAAAATAATCAGAACGTCGCCCTCAACTACCGGCTGTTTGAGCAATATCGAGATAATCTGCAAGCGGCTCGAATTGAAAATAAATTATAG
- the parS gene encoding type II RES/Xre toxin-antitoxin system antitoxin — MDGKQVLDKTAVKPFDVASAHMEAMSKFNSRTKEIQESLESLAVLNTKLLAQIQSQVAKIQALNINLYPDKWPKVDFDKSFAIYQWPKFEIDKCITIGQSRLTKFSSFNLTAKSYSSVRSIHRLVCDFDILDFDLSPVKAPDLTGLSNLSGIKWSALSTPNTLSQPAEPNQYDELLTHIGNAFGYAKHLSDFSIKAHDHNSAAEAECFRLKLEILAAQELLLGLNKVLGTLVKLRLPNCQPPSPTNFVKDNKMPAPDDDHIKRDQLPLSMAEDLADVLDLTDKEMATILTISIRTYHRLKQKGLLNPVASERLLMLKDLAEYGLEVFEDQSNFNEWLRFPLQELSNNSPLNLLDTATGIARIKTILGRIDYGVFS; from the coding sequence ATGGACGGAAAACAAGTGCTAGATAAAACAGCCGTCAAGCCCTTCGATGTTGCTTCTGCACATATGGAGGCTATGTCTAAATTTAATAGTAGAACTAAGGAAATCCAGGAATCTCTTGAGTCCCTTGCTGTACTTAATACGAAACTTTTGGCTCAAATTCAAAGTCAAGTAGCCAAAATTCAAGCTTTAAATATAAATCTTTACCCTGATAAATGGCCAAAAGTTGATTTTGATAAATCTTTTGCCATTTATCAGTGGCCAAAGTTTGAAATTGATAAATGTATAACCATTGGCCAAAGTCGTTTGACCAAGTTTAGCAGTTTCAATTTAACGGCTAAGTCCTATTCATCTGTTAGGTCAATCCATAGATTAGTCTGTGATTTTGATATTCTTGATTTCGATTTGTCACCAGTCAAGGCTCCTGACTTAACTGGGCTTAGCAATTTGAGTGGTATAAAATGGTCTGCTTTATCAACTCCGAATACTTTAAGCCAACCAGCTGAACCAAATCAATATGATGAGCTACTGACCCATATTGGCAATGCTTTTGGCTATGCGAAACATTTATCTGATTTTTCAATTAAGGCACATGATCATAACTCAGCTGCCGAAGCTGAATGCTTTCGCCTTAAATTAGAAATTTTGGCAGCTCAGGAATTATTACTTGGCTTAAATAAAGTGCTGGGCACATTGGTAAAGCTTCGTCTACCTAATTGCCAACCTCCCAGTCCCACAAACTTTGTTAAGGATAATAAGATGCCAGCCCCTGACGACGATCACATTAAGCGTGACCAGCTTCCGCTATCGATGGCCGAAGATTTAGCCGATGTACTTGACCTTACCGACAAGGAAATGGCAACAATCTTAACCATATCAATACGGACGTATCACCGCTTAAAACAGAAGGGGCTATTGAATCCTGTTGCTTCCGAACGACTATTAATGCTGAAAGATTTGGCAGAATATGGTTTAGAGGTTTTTGAGGATCAAAGCAATTTCAACGAGTGGTTACGTTTCCCTTTGCAAGAATTAAGCAATAATTCACCGCTTAACTTACTGGATACTGCCACTGGAATTGCCCGCATTAAAACCATTTTGGGTAGAATTGACTACGGTGTATTCAGCTAA